The following are encoded together in the Tripterygium wilfordii isolate XIE 37 chromosome 3, ASM1340144v1, whole genome shotgun sequence genome:
- the LOC119993042 gene encoding importin-5-like: MAVEPSSRPRGGRPPCPPRKKRKIPDRNPTENLQKNSDENLQKEARELLQSSDNSSMETFVNNVIIPPQDKQQETLLKYCRQNYPSALSLKLLHISHFSFKFHTRIFAASLLQDLPPHHHFSSWPSISNMILSELKSDAFPLLAKEDSKPVFRILCKIISEIAFRHFKTRNDGRRELLDFIVSRLGSETPEEQGLGLLMFHELFKNLVGFINPYLGTIYLSILRCLNSMNAEIRTLAFGASVTFMHQLKKPDDHFWISNLLISMRKSLSGPINEDFRDMIQMSLKKLVDLVKDEQEIYETQVNSLFELVLGVTEMDSIGEGAPTVALDIFLLLTEEWRHEINEMLNSLTTDKFNRFLVTLIEMISNISDDHNGNDLEAEKGEEFFDEESYRVGTACLEQVTFAVSKHESVPVALELIAQFVASPDWKRRHAGITSIQLLSEAITDHLDVEQARTVVLRSLRDLHPQVCLASINATEALLNLRRKFHVQNHHRILPALSAVTKDSQNPHLQVRAAQAIRTFCLKSTPDDLSPYLGDTVKNLLALLKNEDKKLHETTLEALASVASSSQAYFQKHYKTVMRRLLLFNLTGVRTGVLLAKNADCIGCIAVAIGKEKFKIFAKESITFSTYFIPRNYLVVSTFKSLRGKVIRVVISVQKSMKQTHYVTRFYIFKAWVHLCKCLQRDVASHIQDLMPVVLNSAHLNPQELSVSPRVHMDRLREKTMACILLSTCAFHLKEMFSPWARVAGNVLVPLLTFRQEPEIRKASASAMPELLSSFKSQGKIASYTQKFVIVIIPALVEALGNERDRDNSAVMLTSLNKCIEITGSLFTIAQFKLILEAMEQALITYLQRNLQIRDVNGEAKHTEEDNIVQIGTCLSTLIDRFTDKIRPFLDQNLSQMMLLWAPLATEKGKNGQRKKLALCTSDRFYTGDDRTAKERAIAFGIFTSVIQKYEDLAHKYYDLYLPQLFKACYNENIVLQQEAVRGIGVCVDFSPSKFRASAEAAIWGLYDIVRRNWEYSMVYYDAITVLGSYSLSSSFDQDILSCCSCYLSCSKVGSAET, encoded by the exons ATGGCAGTAGAACCCTCTTCTCGTCCAAGAGGGGGAAGACCCCCTTGTCCTCCTAGAAAGAAACGGAAAATCCCAGATAGGAATCCAACTGAGAATCTCCAAAAGAATTCAGATGAGAATCTCCAAAAGGAAGCGAGAGAGCTTCTGCAATCCTCTGATAATTCTTCAATGGAGACTTTTGTCAACAACGTTATTATCCCTCCACAGGACAAACAACAAGAAACCCTGCTGAAATATTGCAGGCAAAACTACCCGAGTGCTTTGTCCTTAAAGCTCTTACACATCTCTCATTTCTCTTTTAAATTTCATACCAGAATCTTTGCAGCCTCACTCCTTCAAGACCTTCCCCCTCACCATCACTTTTCCTCTTGGCCTTCCATCTCCAACATGATCCTCTCTGAGCTTAAATCAGATGCTTTTCCTTTACTTGCAAAAGAGGACTCAAAACCCGTTTTCCGCATTTTGTGCAAGATCATCTCTGAGATAGCCTTTCGTCACTTTAAGACCAGAAATGATGGTAGGCGTGAGCTGCTTGATTTTATAGTTTCGCGCCTCGGCTCAGAGACTCCAGAAGAACAAGGATTGGGGCTTTTGATGTTCCATGAATTGTTCAAGAACCTAGTCGGTTTTATTAATCCTTATCTTGGCACTATATATTTGTCAATATTGCGATGCTTGAATTCAATGAATGCTGAAATTAGAACACTGGCATTTGGTGCATCGGTAACTTTCATGCATCAACTGAAAAAGCCTGATGACCATTTTTGGATCAGTAACCTCTTGATTTCAATGAGGAAGTCATTATCTGGACCAATAAATGAAGATTTTAGAGACATGATACAAATGAGTCTTAAGAAGTTGGTTGACTTGGTGAAGGATGAACAGGAAATCTATGAAACACAAGTGAATTCTCTTTTTGAGTTGGTTCTTGGGGTCACAGAAATGGATAGCATAGGAGAGGGGGCTCCGACCGTGGCTCTggatatttttttgttgcttaCTGAAGAATGGAGGCATGAGATAAATGAAATGCTGAACAGCTTGACTACTGATAAATTCAACAGATTTCTTGTTACATTGATTGAAATGATATCAAATATCTCGGATGACCACAATGGAAATGATCTTGAGGCGGAGAAGGGTGAGGAATTTTTTGATGAAGAAAGTTATAGGGTTGGGACTGCCTGCTTGGAGCAAGTTACTTTTGCAGTGAGTAAGCATGAAAGTGTGCCTGTTGCTCTTGAGCTGATAGCTCAGTTTGTAGCTTCCCCGGACTGGAAAAGGCGTCATGCTGGAATTACTTCTATTCAACTACTTTCAGAG GCAATCACTGATCACCTTGATGTGGAGCAAGCTAGGACAGTGGTTTTGAGATCATTACGAGATCTCCATCCTCAAGTATGCTTGGCTTCAATAAATGCCACCGAGGCATTACTGAACCTTAGACGGAAATTTCATGTTCAAAACCATCACAGAATTCTGCCAGCACTTTCTGCAGTAACAAAGGATAGCCAGAATCCACATCTGCAG gtGAGAGCTGCTCAGGCCATCCGTACTTTCTGTCTGAAATCTACACCTGATGATTTATCTCCTTACTTGGGTGACACAGTGAAGAATCTACTTGCACTTCTGAAG AATGAGGAcaagaaattgcatgaaacgacaCTTGAAGCGCTAGCATCTGTTGCCAGCTCGTCACAG GCCTACTTCCAGAAGCATTACAAGACTGTTATGCGTCGGTTGCTTTTGTTTAACTTAACTGGTGTTCGCACTGGGGTGCTCCTTGCCAAGAACGCCGATTGCATTGGGTGCATAGCAGTTGCAATTGGGAAGGAAAAATTCAAGATTTTTGCTAAGGag TCAATAACCTTTTCAACATACTTCATACCAAGAAATTATCTtgtagtttcaactttcaagtccTTAAGAGGGAAG GTTATCAGAGTTGTTATCTCAGTGCAGAAATCAATGAAGCAGACACATTATGTGACCAGATTCTACATCTTCAAA GCCTGGGTGCACTTGTGTAAATGCTTACAGCGGGATGTCGCTTCTCATATTCAAGATTTGATGCCTGTTGTTCTTAACTCTGCTCATCTAAACCCTCAAGAATTGTCAGTTAGTCCGAG AGTGCACATGGATCGCTTAAGGGAGAAGACCATGGCATGCATACTATTATCCACCTGTGCATTTCATTTGAAGGAGATGTTTTCCCCATGGGCCCGTGTG GCTGGAAACGTATTGGTTCCTCTGCTCACGTTTCGACAAGAACCTGAAATAAGGAAGGCTTCTGCATCAG CTATGCCAGAGCTGTTGAGTTCATTCAAATCTCAAGGAAAAATAGCATCATACACTCAAAAGTTTGTCATCGTCATTATTCCGGCTTTGGTGGAAGCTCTAGGCAAT GAACGAGACAGAGACAATTCTGCAGTAATGTTAACGTCACTGAACAAATGCATAGAG ATCACAGGATCGCTTTTCACTATTGCACAGTTCAAATTGATTTTGGAAGCCATGGAGCAAGCATTGATCACATATTTGCAGAGAAATTTACAAATAAGGGATGTTAATGGGGAAGCTAAACATACGGAAGAAGACAACATTGTCCAA ATTGGTACTTGCTTGAGCACTTTGATAGACAGATTCACCGATAAAATCCGTCCTTTCCTAGATCAGAATCTGTCACAAATGATGCTCTTGTGG GCACCATTAGCCactgaaaagggaaaaaatggaCAAAGAAAGAAACTAGCACTATGTACATCTGATCGCTTCTACACA GGTGACGATAGAACAGCGAAAGAGAGGGCGATTGCTTTTGGCATTTTTACTAGTGTTATTCAGAAATATGAAGACCTCGCACACAA GTACTATGATTTGTATCTTCCGCAGCTCTTCAAAGCTTGCTACAACGAGAACATAGTCCTTCAACAG GAAGCTGTGCGTGGAATCGGTGTTTGTGTCGACTTTAGTCCATCAAAATTCAGAGCCAGTGCAGAAG CTGCAATTTGGGGTCTATATGACATTGTAAGACGAAACTGGGAATATTCAATGGTGTATTATGATGCTATCACAGTTCTG GGTTCTTATTCGCTCTCTTCTTCGTTCGATCAGGATATCCTAAGCTGTTGCAGCTGTTACTTATCTTGCTCCAAAGTTGGCTCTGCAGAAACATGA
- the LOC119993050 gene encoding uncharacterized protein LOC119993050, with amino-acid sequence MANNEISAEELAVGRCVTGTKKRQSVVAVDESVTNLTRDRSSRINYVCMQKSFKLVFRVFFLHSIGLSYSVPTGAAPSGIRGIGSSMCTRSGRPYLASTMSAQVNDEALLELSQQIQALGDQFQTSIQKVSQRLDLLSVGGSDKPSTSHAGPGNTSAAGGSRLTSLEEHTPSSHRNTGRTGSYYLDTTFQQRRTDPADDVKRLIRVDVQEFWGDLNPTTFHDWLISVEDYFRWYKMPNECKVDYAIMKLKGSARMWWLNIEEQALRLGRPTISEWAEMKFRLKEKYMPTDYVDAMLRELWGFKQGSTSVTLYTAHWQELTIRSQIIEPERQAIARYIAGLREDIQHELLSLSPPSVDAAYQAALRMEAHLARQKRPWVFPASSSPPPARGNGVNSGFSTNGSTPFTGQLAPRTAAPAEGRRRTSDASAGSCFHCGGKGHFAVVCPHKSTKLGLICEGDSTSPDNLAEVPIVEPEISVTEEETLEASQLPSCVIQPLLLGAASVLDKGSWLRTSIFRTRFEVGTKALDTVIDNGSGMNAIASGVVDKLGLVKEPHPHPYQVSWVDSTTKPVDSRCRVRFSLGPTYVDEAWCDIIPMSVCQLLLGRPWLFDRRALYDGFHNSYSFIFNGRLITLSPLRPVPTTKTDVLTISHLSEIPQDVPALFLLLAKPCQPSSEFANSTTSATLQNLLTEFQDLMPEDLPNNLPPLREVQHVIDLIPGSSLPNLPAYRLTPNEHSEMQRQISQLLSKGFIRESLSPCAVPTLLIPKRDGSWRLCVDSRAINRITVKYRFPIPNLDDVLDQLSGASIFSKMDLRSGYHQVRIKPGDEWKTAFRTKDGLFEWLVMPFGLTNAPSTFMRIMTQTFKPFMGKFLVVYFDDLLIYSHNEEEHFCHLRVVFETLRCHSFFIHKKKCSFLQTRINFLGFVISQEGLEVDPDKTTAISSWPTPTSFTEARSFHGLASFYRRFIRNFSAITAPITDCLKGRSFKWTSAAARAFDLIKNKLTSAPVLHLADFTKPFEVACDASIMGIGGFSAKRAIPWLFTHKSGIENKVADALSRRVHLLTTFSVSSTGFESIREHYASDPDFATIWADLTNVVPKDTSSSLFVLQDGYLFKANHLCLPQGSFREFVITELHAGGLAGHLGRDKTIALVVDRFFWPQLRRDVTRLIQRCRVCQLQKGTRTNSGLYTPLPIPQRPWDDICMDFILGLPRTIRHHDSILVVVDRFSKMAHFLPCARTFDASHVAALFFTEVVRLHGLPKSITTDRDVKFMSYFWKTLWMKLGTKLQYSSAFHPQTDGQTEVTNRSVGNLLRCLVVDHVTSWDLILPQAEFVFNNSINRSTGSSPFEIVAGIKPRTPIDLLPLPSFQQPSGEALEFASHIHQIHAEVKRRLAISNEAYSTSANARRRHVEFQPGDLVFIRVNPARFPSGSIHKLHSRRAGPFAVLKRLGANAYLINLPPDLRFSPIFNVVDLTACHEDFPSSQSSDANEPPTVNPTIPTNDHHTLPTAVLPPPVQSTALNDSPYVIIQRDFVPTRRGGYWRYLVLFRNRPISDGVWLTESHLRHFYPELLQQYLQIYSTESSSAQAEVVDAAHTQPSSSMHDVDNTEPRDDSAVVAVDESVTNLTRDRSSRINYVCMQKSFKGLLSSLNWFELFSSYGGCTTPSGSRSSSSTKTTPESIKASFIHITVDIDY; translated from the exons ATGGCGAACAATGAGATATCTGCTGAGGAGTTGGCGGTGGGGAGATGCGTGACTGGCACAAAGAAGCGTCAAT CCGTTGTGGCAGTTGATGAATCAGTAACAAATCTCACGAGAGATCGTAGTAGCAGAATTAATTATGTTTGTATGCAAAAATCCTTTAAG CTTGTATTCAGGGTCTTCTTTCTTCACTCAATTGGTTTGAGTTATTCAGTTCCTACGGGGGCTGCACCAAGTGGTATCAGAGGAATCGGATCCTCTATGTGCACTCGGAGTGGTCGGCCTTATTTGGCTTCCACCATGTCTGCTCAAGTCAACGACGAGGCTCTGCTGGAGCTTAGCCAGCAAATTCAAGCTTTAGGAGACCAATTCCAAACTTCAATCCAAAAGGTTTCGCAACGGCTCGATTTGTTGTCTGTCGGTGGGAGTGACAAACCTTCCACTTCACATGCGGGCCCTGGCAATACCTCTGCTGCAGGAGGCAGCCGCCTCACCTCTCTGGAGGAGCATACTCCCTCTTCCCATCGCAATACCGGCCGGACTGGTTCATACTACTTGGACACCACGTTCCAGCAGCGTCGAACTGACCCGGCAGACGATGTTAAGCGTCTCATCCGTGTGGACGTCCAAGAATTCTGGGGCGACCTTAACCCTACTACCTTTCACGACTGGCTTATCTCGGTTGAGGATTATTTTCGCTGGTACAAAATGCCTAATGAATGCAAGGTCGATTATGCAATCATGAAATTAAAGGGGAGCGCTCGTATGTGGTGGCTGAATATAGAGGAACAAGCTTTGCGTTTGGGACGGCCAACGATTTCTGAATGGGCTGAGATGAAATTTCGTCTCAAGGAGAAATATATGCCTACCGACTATGTTGATGCAATGCTACGTGAACTCTGGGGTTTCAAGCAGGGGTCCACTTCCGTTACTCTGTACACAGCCCATTGGCAAGAGCTCACCATTCGAAGCCAAATCATCGAGCCAGAAAGACAGGCAATCGCTCGCTATATTGCTGGCCTGCGTGAGGATATCCAACATGAACTTTTATCTCTGTCACCACCATCTGTTGATGCTGCCTATCAGGCCGCTCTTCGCATGGAAGCACACCTTGCTCGCCAGAAAAGGCCATGGGTGTTTCCCGCTTCATCATCCCCTCCGCCAGCCCGAGGTAATGGTGTCAATTCTGGTTTTTCTACTAATGGCTCTACACCTTTTACAGGCCAGTTAGCCCCGCGCACCGCCGCTCCAGCTGAAGGTCGCCGACGAACAAGTGACGCCAGTGCTGGTAGTTGTTTTCATTGTGGAGGGAAAGGTCACTTTGCTGTGGTTTGTCCCCACAAATCTACTAAATTAGGCCTAATCTGTGAAGGCGATTCCACATCCCCAGATAATTTGGCCGAGGTTCCCATCGTGGAACCTGAAATCTCTGTCACGGAGGAGGAAACATTAGAGGCCTCCCAGCTACCTAGTTGTGTTATTCAGCCCCTTCTCCTGGGGGCAGCTTCTGTTTTAGACAAAGGTTCTTGGCTACGCACATCTATTTTTCGTACTCGGTTTGAAGTTGGCACCAAGGCTCTTGATACGGTGATTGACAATGGAAGTGGCATGAATGCCATTGCAAGTGGGGTTGTGGATAAATTGGGTCTTGTCAAGGAACCCCATCCCCATCCTTATCAAGTTAGCTGGGTGGACTCTACCACCAAACCGGTGGACTCTCGTTGCCGTGTACGTTTTTCTTTGGGTCCAACTTATGTGGATGAGGCCTGGTGTGATATCATTCCTATGTCGGTGTGCCAACTCCTCCTTGGGCGGCCGTGGTTATTTGATAGAAGGGCGTTGTATGACGGCTTTCACAATTCTTATTCGTTTATCTTCAACGGACGACTCATCACCTTGAGTCCGCTACGACCGGTACCCACGACAAAGACAGATGTTCTCACTATTTCGCATCTCTCAGAGATTCCTCAGGATGTTCCTGCTCTATTTCTTCTGTTGGCCAAACCATGTCAACCTTCTTCTGAATTCGCTAATTCCACGACATCTGCAACTCTTCAGAACCTTCTTACTGAGTTTCAGGACCTCATGCCTGAGGATCTTCCGAACAACCTTCCGCCTTTACGTGAAGTGCAACATGTTATTGATTTAATTCCAGGCTCGTCCTTGCCTAATCTTCCAGCATATCGACTCACCCCAAATGAACACTCAGAGATGCAACGCCAGATATCACAACTGTTGTCAAAGGGTTTCATTCGTGAAAGCCTATCTCCTTGTGCTGTGCCAACTTTACTTATTCCCAAGCGCGATGGATCTTGGCGTCTTTGTGTCGACAGCCGAGCGATCAACCGCATCACTGTCAAATATCGCTTTCCCATACCCAACTTGGATGATGTACTAGACCAATTATCCGGTGCTTCTATCTTCTCTAAGATGGATCTACGCAGCGGTTACCATCAAGTTCGAATTAAACCGGGTGATGAATGGAAGACTGCCTTCCGCACAAAGGATGGGTTGTTTGAATGGCTGGTTATGCCTTTCGGTTTGACTAATGCACCTAGCACTTTCATGCGCATTATGACACAAACTTTCAAACCTTTTATGGGAAAATTTCTTGTGGTTTATTTTGACGATTTGTTGATTTACAGCCACAATGAGGAAGAACATTTTTGCCATCTACGTGTGGTGTTTGAGACTCTGCGATGTCATTctttttttattcataaaaaGAAATGTTCGTTCCTCCAAACTCGGATTAACTttcttggttttgttatttCTCAGGAAGGACTTGAGGTGGACCCCGATAAAACCACGGCTATCTCATCTTGGCCTACGCCCACGTCCTTCACTGAAGCTAGGAGCTTCCATGGCTTAGCCTCATTTTATCGACGTTTCATCCGTAATTTTAGTGCCATCACAGCTCCTATTACAGACTGCCTTAAAGGAAGATCTTTCAAATGGACTTCAGCGGCCGCACGAGCGTTTGACCTTATCAAGAACAAACTCACATCAGCTCCTGTTCTTCATTTGGCCGACTTCACAAAGCCCTTTGAAGTTGCATGTGATGCCTCCATTATGGGCATTGGGGGGTTCTCAGCCAAGAGGGCCATCCCGTGGCTTTTTACA CATAAATCGGGTATCGAAAATAAGGTTGCTGACGCTTTGAGTAGGCGTGTGCATCTCTTGACTACTTTTTCTGTTTCCTCTACTGGTTTTGAATCGATTCGTGAGCACTATGCCTCCGATCCCGACTTTGCTACAATCTGGGCAGATCTCACTAATGTTGTGCCCAAGGACACATCTAGctctctttttgttttgcaGGATGGCTATCTTTTCAAGGCCAATCATCTTTGCCTTCCTCAAGGCTCTTTTCGCGAGTTTGTGATCACGGAACTTCATGCCGGAGGGTTGGCAGGTCACTTAGGACGTGACAAGACCATAGCACTAGTGGTTGATCGTTTCTTTTGGCCGCAGCTCCGACGGGATGTTACTCGTTTGATCCAACGATGTCGTGTGTGTCAACTACAAAAGGGAACCAGGACAAACAGTGGGCTCTACACTCCTCTACCTATTCCCCAACGGCCATGGGATGATATTTGCATGGACTTTATTCTTGGGTTGCCTCGTACGATCCGCCATCATGATTCCATATTAGTTGTGGTTGATCGTTTCTCCAAGATGGCCCACTTCTTACCATGTGCGCGAACGTTTGACGCTTCGCATGTTGCCGCCCTCTTCTTTACTGAGGTAGTCCGTCTTCACGGCCTGCCCAAGTCTATCACCACTGATAGAGATGTCAAGTTCATGTCCTACTTCTGGAAAACCCTTTGGATGAAGTTGGGCACTAAGCTTCAATACTCCAGTGCTTTCCATCCCCAAACGGATGGCCAAACGGAGGTCACTAATCGTAGTGTCGGTAATCTCCTTCGATGCTTGGTGGTCGATCATGTTACCTCCTGGGATTTAATTCTTCCACAAGCTgaatttgtttttaataattCTATTAATCGATCTACGGGTAGTTCTCCTTTTGAAATTGTTGCAGGGATTAAGCCTAGGACTCCCATTGACCTGCTGCCTTTGCCTTCTTTTCAACAACCCAGCggtgaggctttggaattcGCGTCTCATATCCACCAGATTCATGCTGAAGTCAAACGAAGATTAGCCATCAGCAATGAGGCTTACAGTACTTCGGCAAATGCACGTCGTCGCCATGTGGAATTCCAGCCGGGTGATCTGGTGTTCATTCGTGTCAACCCAGCTCGCTTTCCTTCCGGTTCAATTCACAAGCTTCATTCTCGTCGGGCAGGGCCTTTTGCTGTTCTCAAACGACTTGGCGCAAATGCTTACCTCATTAATTTACCTCCTGACCTTCGTTTCAGCCCTATCTTCAATGTGGTTGACCTTACCGCTTGTCATGAAGACTTCCCCAGTTCCCAGTCTAGTGATGCCAATGAACCCCCCACTGTCAATCCGACCATTCCAACCAACGATCACCACACATTACCTACTGCAGTTCTGCCTCCTCCTGTCCAATCCACTGCTCTAAATGACTCACCTTATGTGATTATACAGCGTGACTTTGTCCCCACTCGGCGTGGGGGTTATTGGCGATACCTTGTCCTGTTTCGTAATCGTCCGATTTCTGATGGCGTATGGCTTACTGAGTCTCATCTTCGCCACTTTTATCCCGAACTCCTCCAGCAATACCTTCAGATATACTCGACGGAGTCGAGTTCTGCGCAGGCCGAGGTAGTTGATGCAGCACACACCCAACCAAGCTCTAGCATGCATGACGTGGACAACACTGAACCAAGGGATGATTCTG CCGTTGTGGCAGTTGATGAATCAGTAACAAATCTCACGAGAGATCGTAGTAGCAGAATTAATTATGTTTGTATGCAAAAATCCTTTAAG GGTCTTCTTTCTTCACTCAATTGGTTTGAGTTATTCAGTTCCTACGGGGGCTGCACCACTCCATCTGGGTCTAGGTCTTCATCCTCAACCAAAACCACCCCTGAATCAATCAAAGCCAGTTTCATCCACATAACAGTGGACATTGATTATTGA